One genomic region from Prochlorococcus marinus CUG1433 encodes:
- a CDS encoding ABC transporter ATP-binding protein yields MRLIPPVRPYSNRFIKGFVCMLIYVACWPLLAYLAGNLIPAIGSGDLSKVSSIIIKSLFVFLVQKTAQFGQDVFIAKPSLEISEVMRGNLFRRIQKIKMNSVENISAGDITYRLTEDADRVSEVIYKTAQDTIPCTLQLLAVIIYMFYLDWSLSVSTFVLAPLIILSVNSFGRRVLIASEKSQESTSNLAGLIGESINGMSTIRAFAAENWIEKRFYKRLSTNKKAKYKTLKLLAFQHPVVGFVEAFGILAILGFGAARINLGLLTSEEFSSFFAAILMLIDPISHVSTNFNDYKQAEASIKRLKNINQEPFEDDKENLRRISNCEGKISFKKVNFAYEKDNQVLKNINLEIKRGEVTAFVGASGAGKSTMLALILKFITPNNGDIFIDDKNLKILNTKDIRKNIALVQQQPFLFSGTIIDVIRMGRNFTKEEVIESARKANAHNFIQKLPEKYETEITERGSNFSGGQIQRIAIARAILGNPSILLLDEATSALDAESESEVQKGLNRAMKDRTVIVIAHRLATTQEANKIVVFDKGEIIEVGKHIDLINKPGIYKELCEKQLIKKL; encoded by the coding sequence TTGAGACTAATACCACCGGTCAGACCATATTCAAATAGGTTTATCAAGGGTTTTGTATGCATGCTTATTTACGTAGCTTGTTGGCCTTTATTAGCTTATTTAGCTGGAAACTTAATCCCAGCAATTGGGTCAGGTGATCTTTCAAAGGTTTCTAGCATAATAATTAAGTCTTTATTTGTATTTTTAGTTCAGAAAACTGCTCAATTTGGACAGGATGTATTCATAGCAAAACCATCTTTAGAAATTAGTGAAGTGATGAGAGGAAATTTATTTAGAAGAATACAAAAAATAAAGATGAATTCCGTTGAAAATATTTCAGCCGGAGACATTACATATAGACTTACAGAAGATGCAGACAGGGTAAGCGAAGTTATTTATAAAACAGCTCAAGATACTATTCCATGCACTTTACAGTTGTTAGCGGTAATAATCTATATGTTTTATTTAGACTGGTCACTATCAGTATCAACATTCGTTTTAGCACCATTGATTATTCTTTCAGTTAACAGTTTTGGAAGAAGAGTTTTAATAGCATCCGAAAAAAGTCAGGAATCAACAAGTAATTTAGCAGGATTAATAGGTGAATCTATAAATGGAATGTCCACCATAAGAGCCTTTGCTGCAGAAAATTGGATTGAGAAAAGATTTTATAAAAGATTAAGTACAAATAAAAAAGCAAAATATAAAACATTAAAACTACTTGCATTTCAACATCCAGTAGTAGGATTTGTTGAAGCATTTGGAATATTAGCAATATTAGGTTTTGGAGCCGCAAGAATAAATCTAGGCCTTCTAACAAGCGAAGAATTTAGTAGTTTTTTTGCAGCAATATTAATGCTTATTGATCCAATAAGCCATGTAAGTACAAATTTTAATGACTATAAACAGGCAGAAGCCTCAATAAAAAGGTTGAAAAATATTAATCAAGAACCTTTCGAAGATGACAAAGAAAATTTACGAAGAATATCCAATTGTGAAGGAAAGATAAGTTTCAAGAAAGTAAATTTCGCTTACGAAAAAGATAATCAAGTACTTAAAAATATCAATTTAGAAATTAAAAGAGGGGAAGTCACAGCATTTGTTGGAGCTTCTGGAGCTGGTAAAAGTACAATGTTGGCTTTGATATTAAAGTTTATAACTCCAAATAATGGAGACATTTTTATAGATGATAAAAATCTCAAAATATTAAATACAAAAGATATTAGAAAAAACATTGCTTTAGTACAACAACAGCCTTTTTTGTTTTCAGGAACAATTATTGATGTAATAAGAATGGGCAGAAATTTCACCAAAGAAGAGGTTATAGAATCAGCAAGAAAAGCAAACGCTCACAACTTCATTCAAAAGCTTCCTGAGAAATATGAAACTGAAATAACTGAAAGAGGATCAAATTTCTCAGGTGGTCAGATACAAAGGATAGCAATTGCAAGAGCAATACTTGGGAACCCTTCAATTCTCCTTTTAGATGAGGCCACAAGTGCGTTAGATGCAGAATCAGAATCTGAAGTACAAAAAGGACTTAATAGAGCTATGAAAGATAGAACAGTTATCGTAATTGCTCATAGATTAGCCACTACTCAAGAGGCCAATAAAATAGTAGTTTTCGATAAAGGTGAAATTATTGAAGTTGGGAAACACATTGATTTAATAAATAAACCTGGAATTTATAAAGAATTATGTGAAAAACAGCTGATTAAAAAATTATAG
- a CDS encoding RNA-binding S4 domain-containing protein translates to MKLDQFLKWKNLASSGGEAKIFIKSGSVKVNGLIETRRGRKLNKGDKVIFLKNELIFE, encoded by the coding sequence ATGAAATTGGATCAATTCTTAAAATGGAAAAATTTGGCATCTTCTGGTGGCGAAGCAAAAATTTTTATTAAATCGGGTTCTGTTAAGGTTAATGGTCTAATTGAAACTAGGAGAGGAAGGAAGTTAAACAAGGGAGATAAAGTAATATTTCTAAAAAATGAATTAATTTTTGAATAG
- a CDS encoding triose-phosphate isomerase produces the protein MRKSVIAGNWKMHMTCAEAKSYLEKFIPLIKNIKDDRKIVIAPPFTAISTFSDHSDFEYLDISSQNIHWEDQGAFTAEISPKMLLEHGVSYAIVGHSEPRKYFSESDEQINKRAVFAQSSGLTPIVCVGETLEQRERGEAVRVITRQVEQGLENTDPSNLIVAYEPIWAIGTGKTCEAEDANKICSLIRKLIGFDDVIIQYGGSVKPNNIDEIMSMSDIDGVLVGGASLDPNSFARIANYQ, from the coding sequence TTGAGAAAATCTGTAATTGCTGGTAATTGGAAAATGCACATGACTTGTGCTGAGGCTAAATCCTATTTAGAAAAGTTTATTCCCTTAATAAAAAACATTAAAGACGACCGTAAAATTGTTATTGCTCCACCTTTTACAGCTATTTCAACCTTTTCGGATCATTCTGATTTTGAATATTTAGATATTTCTAGTCAAAATATTCATTGGGAAGATCAAGGGGCATTTACTGCAGAAATATCTCCAAAAATGCTTCTTGAGCATGGTGTCTCATATGCAATCGTTGGACATAGTGAACCAAGGAAATATTTTAGTGAAAGTGATGAACAAATTAATAAAAGAGCAGTTTTTGCTCAATCTAGTGGACTTACTCCAATAGTTTGTGTAGGAGAAACACTAGAACAAAGAGAGAGAGGAGAAGCTGTTAGAGTTATTACTAGACAGGTTGAACAAGGATTAGAAAATACAGATCCATCTAATTTAATTGTTGCCTATGAACCAATATGGGCTATTGGCACTGGTAAAACATGTGAGGCAGAAGACGCTAATAAGATATGTTCTTTGATTAGGAAATTAATAGGTTTTGATGATGTAATTATTCAATATGGTGGATCTGTTAAACCTAATAATATTGACGAAATCATGTCAATGAGTGATATAGATGGGGTGTTAGTTGGAGGGGCTTCATTAGATCCGAATAGTTTCGCGAGAATTGCAAATTATCAATAA
- the folP gene encoding dihydropteroate synthase, translating into MQIINKKNPWPKGWGQKTSIMGVINLTPDSFSDGGELNSSKKVIDQVGHFLSNGVDVIDLGAQSTRPGAEEVGSNKEIKRLIPYLKLIKSEFPDVLISIDTFNSEVAYEALLNGANWINDVTGGRRDIKILDVVSKFNCPFVITHSRGNSQNMNQLSNYQNVLSDVKCSLDNLIKNALEKNISERNIIVDPGIGFSKDIIHNLEILRNLDVFKKWNLPILIGASRKRFIGEILNEKNPKERDIGTLAISCLCSQFNIDIVRVHNVKLNYQILKVADKIYRK; encoded by the coding sequence TTGCAAATTATCAATAAGAAAAATCCATGGCCAAAAGGGTGGGGCCAAAAAACTTCAATTATGGGAGTTATTAATTTAACTCCTGATTCATTTAGTGATGGTGGGGAATTAAACTCCTCAAAAAAAGTTATAGATCAAGTAGGCCATTTCTTGAGCAATGGTGTTGATGTTATTGATCTTGGTGCTCAAAGTACGAGACCTGGAGCTGAAGAAGTTGGATCTAATAAAGAAATAAAAAGATTGATCCCATATCTAAAATTAATAAAATCTGAATTTCCAGATGTTTTAATTTCTATTGATACTTTTAATTCTGAAGTGGCTTACGAAGCTCTTTTAAATGGTGCTAACTGGATTAATGATGTCACGGGAGGAAGAAGAGATATAAAAATTTTGGATGTTGTATCAAAATTCAACTGTCCATTTGTCATAACTCATAGTCGTGGTAATAGTCAAAATATGAATCAACTCTCTAATTACCAGAATGTATTGAGTGATGTTAAGTGCTCGCTTGATAATTTAATAAAAAATGCTTTAGAAAAAAATATATCTGAAAGAAATATAATAGTGGATCCTGGAATTGGTTTTTCAAAGGATATCATTCATAATTTGGAAATCTTGAGAAACTTAGATGTATTTAAAAAATGGAATTTGCCAATTTTGATAGGTGCATCTAGGAAAAGATTTATAGGAGAAATTTTGAATGAGAAAAATCCCAAAGAAAGAGATATAGGAACACTTGCAATAAGTTGTCTTTGTTCTCAATTTAATATTGACATTGTGAGGGTTCATAACGTCAAACTAAATTATCAAATCCTGAAAGTAGCTGATAAGATTTACAGAAAATAA
- a CDS encoding magnesium chelatase subunit H, with amino-acid sequence MFTQVRSANRRVSPVEDNKHKVVIKAVYVVLEPQYQNSLTEAAKSINNMNGPIGIDLSGYLIEELRNDSNFEDFKEDIANADIFVASLIFIEDLAQKVVDAVSPFKDKLKASIVFPSMPEVMRLNKLGSFSMAQLGQSKSIIGDLIKKKKESDGASFQDSMLKLLNTLPSILKYLPVEKAQDARTFILSFQYWLGGTTENLKNFLLMISEKYAVSETIKDQIEEFKIQDPETFPDLGIWHPLAPCMFESLKEYQNWENNRKDINPKDDKTPTIGLVLQRSHIVTGDDAHYVAVIQELEYRGARVLPIFCGGLDFSKPVNEFYYDSINKDQPIVDGVVSLTGFALVGGPARQDHPKAIEALKRLNRPYMVALPLVFQTTQEWEDSDLGLHPVQVALQIAIPELDGAIEPIILSGRDDATGKAHTLQDRVDVIAERAIKWSTLRVKQRKDKKLAITVFSFPPDKGNVGTAAYLNVFGSIYRVLLEMKSKGYQIDELPSNSKELMEKVINNPEALDGSPELNIAHKMSVKEYEEFTPYSQRLEENWGKPPGNLNSDGQNLLIYGKHFGNVFIGVQPTFGYEGDPMRLLYSRSASPHHGFAAYYTYVEKIWGADAVLHFGTHGSLEFMPGKQMGMSETCYPDSLIGSLPNLYYYAANNPSEATIAKRRGYASTISYLTPPAENAGLYKGLKELSELVGSYQQLRENSRGIQIVNAIVETSKQCNLDKDVELPSKDIEELSIDERDLFVGNVYKQLMEIESRLLPCGLHTIGEAPTAEEAVATLVNIASLEREQEGLRSLPGLLAESMGLTIEQIYDGNNKGELKFVELNEKIIKTARESIFAMVNSLKIVDGRVYLEKSLLSKLFDFLKVFGFNLPTPWLRVCNLNGFNEVNQKELNKLFDYLLFCLEQVCADKEMDSLIKALDGNYVLPGPGGDPIRNPGVLPSGKNIHALDPQSIPTTAAVAAAKSVVDKLIERQKEEQGTWPETIACVLWGTDNIKTYGESLAQILWFVGVKPKPDSVGRINKLELIPLEELGRPRIDVVVNCSGVFRDLFINQMALIDQAVKLAAEADEPLESNFVRKHSLEQAEKEGTSIREASARVFSNASGSYSSNVNLAVENSTWEEENELQEMYLSRKTYAFNADNPGEMNQKREVFESVMKTADVTFQNLDSSEISLTDVSHYFDSDPTKLIKTLRDDGKEPSSYIADTTTSNAQVRTLGETIRLDSRTKLLNPKWYEGMLKSGYEGVRELSNRLNYTLGWSATSGQVDNFVYEETNETFINDEEMRKRLMDLNPNSFRRIVGTLLEVNGRGYWETSDENIEQLKELYQEVEDKIEGVKE; translated from the coding sequence ATGTTTACGCAGGTCCGCTCAGCAAACCGCAGAGTATCTCCTGTTGAGGATAACAAACACAAAGTTGTAATAAAAGCAGTTTATGTTGTCCTTGAGCCACAATACCAAAATTCCTTAACAGAAGCTGCAAAGTCAATTAATAATATGAATGGGCCAATAGGTATAGACCTTAGCGGCTATCTTATCGAAGAACTTAGAAATGATAGTAATTTTGAGGATTTTAAAGAAGATATAGCTAATGCAGATATATTCGTTGCTTCTCTAATTTTCATTGAAGACCTTGCTCAAAAAGTTGTTGATGCAGTATCTCCATTTAAGGACAAACTTAAAGCATCAATTGTTTTCCCCTCCATGCCAGAGGTAATGAGATTAAATAAGCTAGGTTCATTTAGTATGGCCCAACTTGGTCAATCTAAAAGTATTATTGGTGATTTAATAAAAAAGAAAAAAGAATCTGATGGAGCAAGTTTCCAAGATTCAATGTTGAAGTTATTAAATACACTACCTTCAATACTTAAATATCTACCAGTAGAAAAAGCTCAAGATGCTAGAACATTTATCCTAAGTTTTCAGTACTGGTTAGGTGGCACCACTGAGAACCTAAAAAACTTCTTGTTAATGATTTCTGAAAAGTACGCTGTTTCAGAAACTATTAAAGATCAAATAGAAGAATTCAAAATTCAAGACCCTGAAACATTCCCAGACTTGGGAATTTGGCATCCTCTTGCTCCTTGCATGTTTGAGAGTCTTAAAGAATATCAAAATTGGGAAAATAACAGGAAAGATATAAATCCTAAAGATGACAAAACCCCAACAATAGGCTTAGTGCTTCAAAGGAGTCATATCGTTACGGGAGATGATGCTCATTACGTTGCTGTTATTCAAGAATTGGAATACAGAGGTGCGAGAGTATTACCTATCTTTTGTGGAGGTCTTGATTTTTCTAAACCAGTTAATGAATTTTATTATGATTCCATAAATAAGGATCAACCTATAGTAGATGGAGTTGTATCTCTAACAGGATTTGCACTAGTTGGTGGTCCAGCAAGACAAGATCATCCAAAAGCTATTGAAGCCCTAAAAAGGTTAAACAGACCCTATATGGTTGCACTTCCCTTAGTTTTCCAAACCACACAAGAATGGGAAGATAGTGACCTAGGTTTACACCCTGTTCAGGTAGCACTACAGATTGCAATTCCAGAGCTTGATGGTGCTATTGAACCTATTATTCTCTCAGGTCGTGATGATGCTACAGGTAAGGCGCATACTCTCCAAGATCGAGTTGATGTAATAGCTGAAAGAGCAATAAAATGGTCAACTTTAAGAGTTAAACAAAGAAAGGATAAAAAATTAGCCATCACAGTATTTAGTTTTCCACCTGACAAAGGAAATGTTGGTACGGCAGCATACTTGAATGTTTTTGGTTCAATTTATAGAGTACTTCTTGAAATGAAATCAAAAGGATATCAAATAGATGAACTTCCAAGTAATTCAAAAGAATTAATGGAAAAAGTAATCAACAACCCTGAAGCGTTGGATGGCTCTCCAGAGTTAAATATTGCTCATAAGATGTCAGTAAAAGAATACGAAGAGTTCACACCATATTCTCAAAGACTTGAAGAGAATTGGGGTAAACCTCCTGGAAACCTCAATAGTGACGGACAAAACCTTCTTATTTATGGAAAACATTTTGGAAATGTTTTTATAGGTGTTCAACCCACATTCGGTTATGAAGGTGATCCAATGAGGTTACTTTATTCAAGAAGTGCTAGTCCTCATCATGGTTTTGCCGCTTATTACACCTATGTAGAAAAAATCTGGGGAGCTGATGCTGTTCTTCATTTTGGAACTCATGGATCACTTGAATTTATGCCTGGTAAACAGATGGGCATGAGTGAAACTTGCTATCCTGATTCTCTCATTGGATCATTGCCTAATTTGTATTACTATGCTGCGAATAATCCATCTGAAGCAACAATTGCGAAGAGAAGAGGATATGCTTCAACTATTAGTTATCTGACTCCTCCAGCGGAAAATGCAGGACTTTACAAAGGACTTAAAGAACTAAGTGAACTCGTTGGTTCTTATCAACAATTAAGAGAAAATAGCAGGGGTATTCAAATTGTTAATGCAATAGTTGAGACTTCTAAACAATGTAATCTTGACAAAGATGTTGAGCTCCCTTCAAAAGATATAGAAGAACTCTCAATAGATGAAAGAGATTTATTTGTTGGGAATGTCTATAAACAGTTGATGGAAATTGAAAGTAGATTATTACCTTGCGGTCTTCATACTATTGGAGAAGCCCCAACAGCAGAAGAAGCTGTTGCAACACTTGTAAATATTGCATCATTAGAGAGAGAGCAAGAGGGATTAAGATCTCTTCCTGGATTGCTAGCTGAATCCATGGGACTAACTATTGAACAAATTTATGATGGTAATAATAAAGGTGAACTTAAATTTGTAGAGCTAAATGAAAAAATCATAAAGACAGCAAGAGAGTCTATTTTTGCGATGGTCAACTCTTTAAAAATTGTTGATGGCAGAGTTTATTTAGAAAAATCACTTCTTTCCAAATTGTTTGACTTTCTTAAAGTATTTGGTTTTAATTTACCTACCCCTTGGCTAAGGGTCTGCAACTTAAATGGATTTAATGAAGTTAACCAGAAGGAATTAAATAAATTATTTGATTACTTACTTTTCTGTTTAGAACAGGTCTGTGCTGATAAAGAAATGGATAGCCTCATTAAAGCATTAGATGGAAATTATGTTTTACCTGGACCAGGTGGAGACCCTATAAGAAATCCAGGTGTTTTACCCAGTGGTAAAAATATCCATGCACTTGATCCACAATCAATCCCCACTACAGCAGCTGTAGCTGCTGCAAAGTCAGTTGTTGACAAATTAATAGAAAGACAAAAAGAAGAGCAAGGAACTTGGCCTGAAACAATTGCTTGTGTTTTATGGGGTACTGATAACATCAAAACTTATGGAGAATCACTTGCTCAAATCTTATGGTTTGTCGGTGTAAAACCAAAGCCAGATTCTGTTGGAAGAATCAACAAATTAGAATTAATCCCTTTAGAAGAATTAGGTAGGCCAAGAATAGATGTAGTCGTTAACTGCTCAGGAGTTTTTAGAGATCTATTTATAAATCAGATGGCATTAATAGATCAGGCGGTCAAATTAGCTGCTGAGGCTGATGAACCATTGGAATCTAATTTTGTAAGGAAACATTCACTAGAACAAGCAGAAAAAGAAGGTACCTCTATCAGAGAAGCTTCAGCGAGAGTATTCTCTAACGCGAGTGGAAGCTACAGTTCAAATGTTAATTTAGCTGTAGAAAATTCAACTTGGGAGGAAGAAAATGAATTACAAGAAATGTATTTATCACGCAAAACATATGCTTTTAATGCTGATAATCCAGGCGAGATGAATCAAAAAAGAGAGGTATTTGAGTCAGTAATGAAAACAGCAGATGTTACATTTCAAAACCTTGATTCCTCAGAGATTTCACTAACAGATGTAAGTCATTATTTTGATTCCGATCCAACAAAATTGATTAAGACACTTAGAGATGACGGAAAAGAACCAAGTAGCTATATAGCAGACACTACTACCTCCAATGCTCAAGTTAGAACACTTGGAGAAACTATCAGGTTAGACTCAAGGACAAAACTTTTAAATCCTAAGTGGTATGAAGGTATGCTTAAATCTGGTTATGAAGGAGTTAGAGAACTTTCTAACAGACTTAATTACACTCTTGGTTGGAGTGCGACAAGTGGTCAAGTAGATAATTTTGTATATGAAGAAACTAATGAAACATTTATAAATGACGAAGAGATGAGGAAAAGATTAATGGATCTTAATCCTAATAGTTTCAGAAGAATTGTTGGAACTTTGCTAGAAGTTAATGGTAGGGGATATTGGGAAACTTCAGATGAGAATATTGAACAGTTGAAAGAACTATACCAAGAGGTAGAAGATAAAATCGAAGGAGTTAAAGAATAA
- a CDS encoding 4-hydroxy-tetrahydrodipicolinate reductase, whose amino-acid sequence MIENSKKPIPVLVSGALGRMGSEVVNTVLNSTDCELVAAIDINEKNNGTNISELLKVKDCDVFVSNDFEGTLCSVSQNHRNEKIKPVLVDFTHPDSVYENTRSAIAYGVSPVVGTTGLSPSQIQDLSVFAQKASVGCAIIPNFSVGMVLLQQAASVAARFYDNIELIEMHHNQKADSPSGTCIKTAEMIEEYPKKFNQNLVKESESLKGVRGGLRDSGINIHSVRLPGLLAHQLVIMGSPGETYTIKHDTIDRKAYMPGVLQAINKIGNYETLVYGLEKLIF is encoded by the coding sequence ATGATTGAAAATTCCAAAAAACCCATACCAGTACTAGTATCCGGAGCTTTAGGTAGAATGGGTAGTGAAGTTGTTAATACTGTATTAAATTCTACAGATTGTGAACTTGTTGCAGCAATCGACATAAACGAAAAGAACAATGGTACAAATATTTCTGAATTATTGAAGGTAAAAGATTGTGATGTTTTTGTTTCAAATGATTTTGAAGGAACTTTATGTTCTGTTAGTCAAAATCATAGAAATGAAAAAATCAAACCTGTGCTAGTTGATTTTACTCATCCTGATTCTGTATATGAAAATACCAGATCAGCTATTGCGTATGGTGTATCACCAGTAGTAGGAACTACAGGTCTAAGCCCTTCGCAAATACAAGATTTATCTGTTTTTGCTCAAAAAGCATCGGTTGGTTGTGCAATAATTCCTAATTTTTCAGTAGGTATGGTTCTTCTTCAGCAGGCGGCATCGGTAGCTGCAAGGTTTTATGACAATATTGAATTAATAGAGATGCATCATAATCAAAAAGCTGATTCCCCTAGTGGGACATGTATAAAAACTGCAGAAATGATTGAAGAATATCCAAAGAAATTTAATCAGAATTTAGTAAAAGAGTCTGAGTCATTGAAAGGTGTACGGGGTGGTCTCAGAGATTCAGGAATTAATATACATTCTGTACGATTACCAGGATTACTCGCTCATCAGTTGGTAATTATGGGATCTCCAGGTGAAACTTACACAATTAAGCATGACACTATTGATAGAAAGGCATATATGCCAGGAGTTTTACAGGCTATTAATAAAATTGGTAATTATGAAACTTTAGTTTATGGACTTGAAAAATTGATTTTTTAA
- a CDS encoding 2-octaprenyl-6-methoxyphenol 4-monooxygenase, producing MKKNFNFKIVGSGPTGLLLSIALSKFDCNIFLTDLLTKDRLIDKDKTYAITHSTRKILIKFSLWEKLEPYLFGFNSLSIADSLTSSLTNLTINDLDDDLYSAGNIGWVVKHSDLMNIFFHEIDNHENIFFMTPQKLLNKKILFDYQFFSTGANSLDKKFQDYIDIKKSYNQSCLTFKVSIRGNCDMRAYEIFRKEGPLALLPLEKNLYQVIWTSSTLKSIDRLNSDKNFLMDNLSTILPDKFKIDQIIGELNIFPVSLSLNLPVLNFKKLVFVGDAFHTFHPVGGQGLNSCWRDVNTIFDLFNKNIALSKMYFRFFKFKYFSSRIFDIIFTILITDSLISIFANRNLFLLPIRKLSFLLLNNSFFIRKLVLNQMTKSLIYSRIK from the coding sequence ATGAAAAAAAATTTCAATTTTAAAATTGTTGGATCAGGTCCCACAGGTTTATTACTTTCAATTGCACTTTCAAAATTTGATTGCAATATTTTTTTAACTGATTTATTAACAAAAGATAGATTAATCGATAAGGATAAAACTTATGCAATTACTCACTCAACCAGAAAAATCTTAATTAAATTTAGTCTATGGGAAAAATTAGAACCATATTTATTTGGCTTTAATTCACTCTCTATCGCAGACAGCTTAACTTCTTCATTAACTAATTTAACTATTAATGATTTAGATGACGATTTATATTCTGCTGGAAATATTGGCTGGGTAGTAAAACATTCAGATCTTATGAATATATTTTTTCATGAGATTGATAATCACGAAAATATTTTTTTTATGACGCCACAAAAATTACTGAACAAAAAAATATTATTTGATTATCAATTCTTTTCTACTGGTGCCAACTCTCTTGATAAAAAATTTCAAGATTACATAGATATAAAAAAATCTTATAATCAGTCCTGTTTAACTTTTAAAGTTTCTATTAGAGGTAATTGTGATATGCGCGCTTACGAAATTTTTAGAAAAGAAGGACCCCTAGCATTATTACCTTTAGAAAAAAACTTATATCAAGTAATTTGGACTTCAAGTACATTAAAGTCTATTGACAGGTTAAATTCTGATAAAAATTTTTTGATGGATAATTTATCAACTATCCTGCCTGATAAATTTAAGATAGATCAAATAATTGGCGAGTTAAACATATTTCCTGTCTCATTATCATTAAATTTACCAGTTTTAAATTTTAAAAAATTAGTTTTTGTTGGTGATGCATTCCATACATTTCATCCTGTTGGTGGTCAGGGTTTAAATAGTTGTTGGCGAGATGTTAATACTATTTTTGATCTTTTTAATAAAAATATTGCTCTTTCTAAAATGTATTTTAGGTTCTTTAAATTTAAATATTTTTCAAGCAGGATTTTTGATATTATTTTTACAATTTTAATTACTGACTCTTTAATATCGATTTTTGCAAATAGAAATCTTTTTCTACTTCCAATAAGAAAACTTTCATTTCTTCTTTTAAATAATTCTTTTTTTATAAGAAAATTAGTTCTTAATCAAATGACCAAATCGCTTATTTATTCCAGAATTAAATAA
- a CDS encoding DUF2949 domain-containing protein, protein MNNYVSKDMIVYLIDEIGLDESSIELGLKLSIKNKTALPILLWSYGMLTIEELDKLYSFLFKKM, encoded by the coding sequence ATGAATAATTATGTTTCTAAAGATATGATAGTTTACCTAATTGATGAAATAGGTTTAGATGAGTCTTCTATAGAACTTGGTCTTAAATTATCTATAAAAAATAAGACTGCATTACCAATCTTATTGTGGAGTTATGGAATGCTAACTATTGAAGAACTGGATAAGTTATATTCATTTTTATTTAAAAAAATGTAA
- a CDS encoding DUF3038 domain-containing protein, whose amino-acid sequence MEKLDLLLLILETIDLNGLESLYALSNQLKLNEILPNKITIWKLRNNNPLRKSYVKNNIRLEEFEALVNITVEMSKILYPYIREILQSREDPKSNSVVWSDFHKRFIELINERFNINSMRVKKLLNQTENDEIIIKSLLTLSLCISSEGNKKLKNFLFGF is encoded by the coding sequence ATAGAGAAGCTTGATTTACTATTATTAATATTAGAGACCATTGATTTAAATGGTTTGGAGTCTCTTTATGCGCTATCTAATCAACTTAAGTTAAATGAAATTTTGCCTAATAAAATTACTATTTGGAAACTGAGGAATAATAATCCTTTGAGAAAATCTTATGTAAAAAATAATATCAGATTAGAGGAATTTGAAGCCCTTGTTAATATTACCGTTGAAATGTCAAAAATTTTATACCCATACATAAGAGAAATACTTCAGTCTAGAGAGGATCCAAAAAGTAATTCAGTTGTTTGGAGTGATTTTCATAAGCGATTTATAGAGTTAATTAATGAGAGATTTAACATAAATAGTATGAGAGTTAAAAAGCTTTTAAATCAAACTGAAAATGATGAAATTATCATAAAATCCTTGCTAACTTTGTCATTATGTATCTCTTCTGAGGGCAATAAAAAGTTAAAGAATTTTTTATTTGGTTTTTGA